One Actinomyces marmotae DNA window includes the following coding sequences:
- a CDS encoding type II toxin-antitoxin system HipA family toxin: MREEIYAVALHGERVGVLRRRDAFTTFVMDADYWDQPGRSVLGQWFEEHRRARPQARNSLPAWFSNLLPEGRLRDLIAGEQGLSAYAEIDLLSWIGGDLPGAVVISLEDVAELESGFEEMPRGEAPALAVVGPKRASLAGMALKFSVRRKGDRLAIPVHGEDGDWILKTPDPQYPGLPANEHATMRLAGQVGIDVPETALWDRSSIEDLGPGAWPTEESRAYAVRRFDRSEQGRVHIEDFAQVLGKHGIGNLKYRSDVRWTAVIAYRGHDRASLRELVRRTVFNLLAGNEDAHLKNWSLIYPDRRTARLSPAYDLVCTAPYLPDPENPTLALPFFGESSFNDVTRGLFARLQKELRVGDEDVLDVVDETVERFREAWAAGPDLPDAAAAWIAAHLDPTSRRLSA, translated from the coding sequence ATGAGGGAGGAGATCTACGCGGTCGCTCTTCATGGGGAGCGCGTGGGCGTGCTGCGAAGGCGGGACGCCTTCACCACGTTCGTCATGGATGCCGACTACTGGGACCAGCCCGGTCGGAGCGTGCTCGGGCAGTGGTTCGAGGAGCACCGACGGGCCCGCCCCCAGGCAAGGAACAGCCTCCCCGCATGGTTTTCCAATCTCCTGCCCGAGGGTCGTCTTCGCGACCTCATCGCCGGTGAGCAGGGCCTGAGCGCTTACGCGGAGATCGACCTCCTCTCCTGGATCGGTGGCGACCTGCCCGGTGCCGTGGTCATCTCCCTCGAAGATGTGGCGGAGTTGGAGTCGGGCTTTGAGGAGATGCCCAGAGGCGAAGCGCCTGCTCTGGCAGTGGTGGGGCCCAAGCGGGCGTCCTTGGCCGGTATGGCGCTCAAGTTCTCCGTGCGCCGGAAAGGGGACCGCCTCGCCATCCCCGTCCATGGTGAGGACGGCGACTGGATCCTCAAGACGCCGGACCCCCAGTATCCCGGGCTCCCCGCCAACGAGCACGCCACCATGCGCTTGGCCGGTCAGGTCGGCATCGACGTTCCCGAGACCGCGCTGTGGGATCGCTCCTCTATCGAGGATCTCGGTCCGGGGGCCTGGCCCACCGAGGAGTCCCGGGCATACGCCGTCCGGCGCTTCGACCGCAGCGAGCAGGGGCGCGTGCACATCGAGGACTTCGCCCAGGTTCTCGGGAAGCACGGCATCGGGAACTTGAAGTACCGATCCGATGTGCGGTGGACCGCCGTGATCGCCTACCGCGGCCATGACCGCGCCTCATTGCGGGAGCTCGTGCGCCGCACCGTCTTCAACCTCCTGGCGGGCAACGAGGACGCGCACCTGAAGAACTGGTCCCTCATCTACCCCGATCGCCGCACCGCCCGGCTCTCGCCTGCCTACGACCTCGTGTGCACCGCGCCGTACTTGCCCGACCCGGAGAACCCCACACTCGCTCTCCCCTTCTTCGGCGAGAGCTCTTTCAACGATGTCACCCGGGGGCTCTTCGCCCGGCTGCAAAAGGAGCTCCGCGTCGGGGATGAGGACGTGCTCGACGTCGTCGATGAGACCGTTGAGCGCTTCCGCGAGGCCTGGGCCGCCGGCCCCGACCTGCCCGACGCCGCGGCCGCCTGGATCGCCGCGCACCTGGACCCCACGTCGCGGCGGCTCTCAGCGTGA
- a CDS encoding DUF262 domain-containing protein codes for MDESQATSRAESYTIRELHALVRAGRIRVPEFQRSFRWETKDVLDLFDSLLRGFPVGSLLLWKRPAEAARLRIGALDVDASEVPDALWVVDGQQRITSLVNAVDPDGGRDRCFALGYSLKTGKVVRRRDPEEDLVVPLPDLFDLGRALAWLGDHPEAAESADRLQGAVTRLAGVEIAATIMHDADESILREVFDRINNRGKPLSDAEVFDALHGGPGKGLTIEGIRASVASRTSFGLLPRAAVVQALLVRRHTDITRDPHGEFSESRRRVSDFPGETEEEAYQGTEAALLAAVRFLQGQGVPHWTFLPFRFQLLVLTRFFALFPRVHDRNLDLLGRWLWRTSVGADELGISGSQADLRSMAACLVAGQESDSVQRLLAAARLEHEPPLPDVSVFRATRSDSKVIASALWSLEPTDLRTGEPMTVEALADMLASSGTPSAALTELVPADALDKGASVASVAANRMISGLDRREVMAFLGDDVKRLGSLLLTEEIVACLQNNDGAKAIQLRGDLLDEHLRRFVAVRTALGYEDTPPLDAILHPDDPASAG; via the coding sequence ATGGACGAGTCCCAGGCGACCTCCCGGGCGGAGAGTTACACCATCCGCGAGTTGCACGCCCTTGTGCGCGCGGGGCGCATCCGCGTGCCCGAGTTCCAGCGCTCCTTCCGGTGGGAGACCAAGGATGTCCTCGACTTATTCGACTCACTCCTGCGGGGCTTCCCCGTGGGCAGCCTCCTGCTGTGGAAGCGGCCGGCCGAGGCCGCTCGCCTGCGGATCGGCGCGCTCGACGTCGATGCCTCGGAGGTGCCCGACGCCCTGTGGGTGGTCGACGGCCAGCAGCGCATCACGAGCCTCGTCAACGCGGTGGACCCGGACGGCGGCCGTGATCGATGCTTCGCCCTGGGCTACTCCCTGAAGACCGGGAAGGTGGTGCGGCGGCGTGATCCAGAGGAGGACCTCGTGGTCCCCCTTCCCGACCTGTTCGACCTCGGCCGGGCGCTCGCTTGGCTGGGGGATCATCCTGAGGCGGCGGAGTCGGCCGACCGCCTTCAGGGGGCGGTTACCCGGCTGGCTGGTGTGGAGATCGCGGCGACCATCATGCATGACGCTGATGAGAGCATCTTGAGGGAGGTTTTCGACCGCATCAACAATCGCGGCAAGCCGCTCAGCGATGCCGAGGTGTTCGACGCGCTTCACGGAGGCCCGGGCAAGGGCCTGACTATCGAGGGCATCCGGGCCTCTGTCGCCTCCCGAACGAGTTTCGGGCTGCTTCCGCGCGCCGCAGTCGTCCAGGCGCTCCTCGTGCGTCGGCACACGGATATCACCCGGGATCCGCACGGCGAGTTCTCCGAGTCCCGACGCCGGGTGAGTGACTTCCCAGGCGAGACCGAGGAGGAGGCCTACCAGGGCACGGAGGCGGCGCTGCTCGCGGCCGTCCGCTTCCTCCAGGGGCAAGGCGTACCGCACTGGACCTTCCTGCCCTTCCGATTCCAACTGCTGGTCCTCACCCGCTTCTTCGCGCTCTTTCCCAGAGTGCATGATCGCAACCTCGATTTGCTCGGCCGTTGGCTGTGGCGCACGAGCGTGGGCGCCGATGAGCTCGGGATCAGCGGATCCCAGGCCGATCTGCGGAGCATGGCTGCCTGCCTCGTGGCGGGTCAGGAGTCAGACTCCGTCCAGCGCCTCCTCGCCGCGGCCCGCCTGGAGCATGAGCCGCCATTGCCGGACGTGAGCGTGTTCCGGGCCACCCGCTCCGACTCCAAGGTCATCGCCAGCGCGCTGTGGAGCCTTGAGCCCACCGATCTGCGCACGGGTGAGCCCATGACGGTTGAGGCCCTCGCGGACATGCTGGCTTCCAGTGGCACGCCGAGCGCGGCCCTGACGGAGCTCGTGCCCGCCGATGCCCTTGACAAGGGCGCCTCAGTCGCCTCAGTGGCGGCGAATCGGATGATCTCAGGGCTTGATCGACGGGAGGTCATGGCCTTCCTGGGGGACGACGTTAAGCGCTTGGGTTCCCTCCTCCTGACCGAGGAGATCGTCGCATGCCTGCAGAACAACGACGGCGCGAAGGCGATCCAGCTTCGGGGCGACCTTCTTGACGAGCATCTTCGCCGCTTCGTGGCTGTGCGGACCGCCCTGGGCTACGAGGACACCCCGCCATTGGACGCGATCCTCCACCCCGACGATCCCGCGTCTGCGGGGTGA
- a CDS encoding CAP domain-containing protein, with product MPSSLKESRRVSSCGSRLATALASALLVGLTVVPGAAASIMPAVGALSAPVVSDSSQTNPKDHRATTVISGEGSAAKKVTVSPSVNDVPEGTVADDDALGWSRSAIAVYEQQILDRVNQLRVEQGLNPVKRAVKLDAVARAWSAHMASYGVGSNNLPKGFHHHTIEKGAPENFWDLYPSGWGGGSENIAWQYYYGHKNGNQGYSLFNQWLHSPGHLGAMLDPSFTHIGIAVHYCAATHSWYATQNFALYRNPASVGALTPAAGSQVGASRNSFSGSKPAAAAPARPAAAGQATGWIRSGATWFYIDPSTGAKATGWRFIGGSWYFLHPDGAMATGWVADGGKWYFMDSSGAMRTGWVAEGGKWYFLRPDGAMATGWVADGGKWYFMDSSGAMRTGWVADGGSWYFLRPDGAMATGWVADGGKWYFLDASGAWVR from the coding sequence ATGCCCTCCTCCTTGAAAGAATCCCGACGCGTCTCGTCGTGCGGATCGCGACTGGCAACCGCGCTCGCCTCCGCCCTCCTGGTGGGATTGACCGTGGTGCCGGGCGCGGCGGCCTCGATCATGCCCGCGGTCGGCGCCCTTTCCGCCCCCGTCGTGTCGGATTCCAGCCAGACCAATCCCAAGGATCATCGTGCCACCACGGTGATCTCGGGGGAGGGCTCCGCCGCCAAGAAGGTCACGGTCTCACCCTCCGTCAACGATGTCCCCGAGGGCACGGTTGCCGACGATGACGCGCTGGGCTGGTCGCGGTCCGCCATCGCCGTCTACGAGCAGCAGATCCTTGACCGTGTCAACCAGCTCCGAGTCGAACAGGGGCTCAACCCGGTTAAGCGCGCGGTCAAGCTCGACGCCGTCGCGCGTGCCTGGAGCGCCCATATGGCCTCCTACGGCGTGGGATCGAATAATCTTCCCAAGGGATTCCACCATCACACCATAGAGAAGGGGGCCCCGGAGAACTTCTGGGACCTGTATCCCTCCGGTTGGGGTGGTGGATCAGAGAACATCGCCTGGCAGTACTACTATGGGCATAAGAATGGCAACCAAGGGTACTCGCTGTTCAATCAGTGGCTGCATTCCCCGGGCCATCTGGGGGCCATGCTCGATCCGTCCTTCACGCATATCGGCATCGCCGTCCACTATTGCGCCGCCACTCACTCCTGGTACGCCACCCAGAATTTCGCGCTGTACCGCAATCCCGCGAGCGTCGGCGCCCTGACTCCGGCCGCCGGCTCCCAGGTGGGGGCGTCGAGGAACTCCTTCTCCGGCTCCAAGCCGGCGGCCGCGGCCCCTGCGCGCCCCGCGGCCGCCGGCCAGGCGACGGGCTGGATCCGCTCGGGTGCGACCTGGTTCTACATCGACCCGTCCACGGGCGCCAAGGCCACCGGCTGGCGCTTCATCGGCGGCTCCTGGTACTTCCTGCACCCCGACGGCGCCATGGCCACGGGCTGGGTGGCTGACGGCGGGAAGTGGTACTTCATGGACAGCTCGGGCGCGATGCGCACCGGCTGGGTGGCCGAGGGCGGGAAGTGGTACTTCCTGCGCCCCGATGGCGCTATGGCCACGGGCTGGGTGGCTGACGGCGGGAAGTGGTACTTCATGGACAGCTCGGGCGCGATGCGCACCGGCTGGGTGGCCGACGGCGGCTCCTGGTACTTCCTGCGCCCCGACGGCGCTATGGCCACGGGCTGGGTGGCCGACGGCGGGAAGTGGTACTTCCTCGATGCCTCGGGCGCTTGGGTGCGCTGA
- a CDS encoding alpha-amylase family protein gives MTSQRRASETQPVLTPLAGIPDEVSQAIVAPLVGLSLTEQEIFTTRLERWYPDVIDGLVTLYGEPRATRAATILLTEAAAAYAQRSPELRHLDLQRMLNPSWIQDPSRIGYACYTERFAGSLRGVEDRIPYLRELGVNYLHLMPLLTPRPGDSDGGYAVADYRSVRPDLGTMDDLEHLAGSLRGEGMSLVVDLVLNHVAAEHEWARRARAGEKRYQDYFFLFPDRAEPDEYERDLPEVFPDFAPGNFTWNEELGSWVWTTFNSFQWDLDWRNPNVMEEFVSIILELANRGVEVLRLDAIAFTIKRKGTDCQGQPEVHAITQVLRALTRIACPAIILKAEAIVAPTELVQYLGQGRYTNKVSDLAYHNSLMVQVWSMLAARNAVLGAHALRHLPAESPNSTWITYLRCHDDIGWAIDDGDADAVGLSGYWHRAFLSDWYTGLYPFSDARGLVFQHNPVTGDRRISGTAASLIGLESVAEAWEGINDLTPEHEVDSLWRWREERINALRMANAILYGWGGVPVIWSGDELAQFNDPNWDTEPGHETDSRWAGRPRLDERLMAGRWDRSTIQGRVFTDLVHMGRVRASLPVLSADVRTQVAPLDDDGVLVTFRDHPLGSFVGVYNVTPDWRRIPAWRLAEHGVLGAADALTGTVPSGAATLEGDGDGMVPVPPYAAWWLVRPTD, from the coding sequence ATGACCTCCCAGCGCCGCGCCTCCGAGACACAGCCCGTCCTCACCCCGCTCGCCGGGATCCCCGACGAGGTGTCCCAGGCCATCGTCGCCCCCCTGGTGGGGCTCAGCCTCACGGAGCAGGAGATCTTCACGACCCGCCTGGAGCGCTGGTACCCCGATGTCATCGATGGCCTGGTCACCCTCTACGGCGAGCCCCGGGCGACTCGGGCGGCCACGATCCTGCTGACTGAGGCGGCAGCCGCCTACGCCCAACGCAGCCCCGAGCTGCGCCACCTGGACCTCCAGCGCATGCTCAACCCCTCCTGGATCCAGGACCCCTCGCGCATCGGCTACGCCTGCTACACCGAGCGCTTCGCCGGGAGCCTGCGCGGCGTCGAGGACCGCATCCCCTACCTGCGCGAACTCGGCGTCAACTACCTGCACCTCATGCCGCTGCTCACCCCCCGTCCCGGGGACTCCGACGGCGGCTACGCCGTCGCCGACTACCGCTCCGTCCGCCCAGACCTGGGCACCATGGACGACCTCGAGCACCTGGCGGGCTCCCTGCGCGGGGAGGGCATGAGCCTCGTCGTCGACCTCGTCCTCAACCACGTGGCGGCCGAGCACGAGTGGGCCCGGCGCGCCCGGGCGGGGGAGAAGCGCTACCAGGACTACTTCTTCCTCTTCCCTGACCGCGCCGAGCCCGACGAGTACGAGCGCGATCTGCCAGAGGTGTTCCCGGACTTCGCCCCCGGCAACTTCACCTGGAACGAGGAGCTCGGCTCCTGGGTGTGGACCACTTTCAACTCCTTCCAGTGGGACCTCGACTGGCGCAATCCCAACGTCATGGAGGAATTCGTCTCCATCATCCTGGAACTGGCCAACCGCGGCGTCGAGGTGCTGCGCCTGGACGCCATCGCCTTCACTATCAAGCGCAAGGGCACCGATTGCCAGGGCCAGCCTGAGGTCCACGCCATCACCCAGGTGCTGCGCGCCCTCACCCGCATCGCCTGCCCCGCCATCATCCTCAAGGCCGAGGCGATCGTGGCCCCCACCGAGCTCGTGCAGTACCTCGGCCAGGGCCGGTACACGAACAAGGTCTCCGACCTCGCCTACCACAACTCCCTCATGGTGCAGGTCTGGTCCATGCTCGCGGCGCGGAACGCGGTGCTCGGCGCCCACGCCCTGCGCCACCTCCCCGCCGAGTCCCCCAACTCCACCTGGATCACCTACCTGCGCTGCCACGATGACATCGGCTGGGCGATCGACGACGGCGACGCCGATGCCGTGGGCCTGTCCGGCTACTGGCACCGAGCCTTCCTGTCCGACTGGTACACGGGCCTCTACCCCTTCTCTGATGCGCGGGGCCTGGTCTTCCAGCACAACCCGGTCACCGGGGACCGCCGCATCTCCGGCACCGCCGCCTCGCTCATCGGCCTGGAGTCCGTGGCTGAGGCCTGGGAGGGAATCAACGACCTCACCCCCGAGCACGAGGTCGACTCCCTGTGGCGGTGGCGCGAGGAGCGCATCAACGCCCTGCGCATGGCCAACGCGATCCTCTACGGATGGGGCGGCGTCCCCGTCATCTGGTCCGGCGACGAACTGGCCCAGTTCAATGACCCCAACTGGGACACCGAGCCCGGCCACGAGACCGACTCCCGCTGGGCGGGGCGCCCCCGCCTCGATGAGCGCCTCATGGCCGGCCGCTGGGACCGCTCAACCATCCAGGGCCGCGTCTTCACCGACCTCGTCCACATGGGGCGGGTTCGCGCCTCCCTGCCCGTGCTCAGCGCCGACGTGCGCACTCAGGTGGCCCCCCTGGATGACGACGGCGTGCTCGTCACCTTCCGCGACCACCCGCTGGGCAGTTTCGTGGGCGTGTACAACGTGACGCCGGACTGGAGGAGGATCCCCGCCTGGCGGCTGGCGGAGCACGGCGTGCTTGGCGCCGCCGACGCTCTGACGGGGACGGTCCCCTCGGGCGCGGCGACTCTCGAGGGTGACGGCGACGGCATGGTCCCCGTCCCGCCCTACGCCGCCTGGTGGCTCGTTCGCCCCACCGACTGA
- a CDS encoding methylated-DNA--[protein]-cysteine S-methyltransferase has protein sequence MARPLRDRDGLTASVATAPTPDGPFTIIAGSAVLASGWTEDPAGLLALIHPGLRPGRLEEAPSGSAPGALAQALPALEAYYDGELGAPAQVPVLQRSGPFRERAWEVLRGIGPGRLVSYAEYAALCGSPRAVRAAAGACAFNAAALFVPCHRVARADGSLGGFRYGPATKQSLLAREGRRAQEVDAGHSPRRRR, from the coding sequence ATGGCGCGACCTCTACGGGACCGGGACGGGCTGACGGCCTCCGTGGCCACGGCCCCCACCCCGGACGGGCCCTTCACGATCATCGCGGGCAGCGCCGTGCTGGCCTCGGGGTGGACCGAGGATCCCGCCGGCCTGCTCGCGCTCATCCACCCCGGCCTGCGCCCCGGGCGCCTGGAGGAGGCGCCGTCGGGATCCGCTCCCGGGGCCCTGGCCCAGGCGCTCCCCGCTCTGGAGGCCTATTACGACGGCGAGTTGGGTGCCCCCGCCCAGGTGCCGGTCCTCCAGCGCTCGGGCCCCTTCCGCGAGCGGGCCTGGGAGGTGCTGCGCGGCATCGGCCCGGGGCGCCTGGTGAGCTACGCCGAGTACGCCGCCCTGTGCGGCAGCCCCCGGGCGGTGCGGGCCGCGGCCGGCGCCTGCGCCTTCAACGCCGCCGCGCTCTTTGTCCCCTGCCACCGCGTGGCCCGCGCCGACGGGTCCCTGGGTGGCTTCCGCTACGGGCCGGCGACCAAGCAGAGCCTGCTCGCCCGCGAGGGCCGCCGGGCCCAGGAGGTCGACGCTGGGCATTCCCCCCGGCGACGGCGCTGA
- a CDS encoding DUF3322 domain-containing protein, with product MRGPAELAARAAVRYQRVYAAWAANPDQARAEVLPLSLDPPTHDLALADVDGVAAWIAAWRQWERSAPGTVIWEGRRWASLGTQHLPVRAQLVGADAIASAAGRAGHWGLASSRAGMIVGMLEALGVGPTGLSGQGGAAEAVAAVIGEVVEYEDDDVERLVAAVAWLASHPASGLYLRQLPIAGLDTKWLERHRRVVQRLLGAARGGGLPVESGLGLRRPPTTVRVRILDPGLAAGGLRDVEAPVEEISRMWADRAGFIDVIAVENLATFLALEERPRTVAVWGAGDKIVQTLPLLSWARRARRVAYWGDLDADGMRILACLSQRLPGIVPVLMDAPTLERWRCLAVADPGKRVSRDGPQPEGLGYEQMRAWRMIIDWGLSLEQERLPWDEATSALSLALA from the coding sequence GTGAGGGGCCCGGCCGAACTCGCCGCGCGCGCCGCCGTGCGCTACCAGCGCGTCTACGCCGCCTGGGCCGCGAACCCCGACCAGGCGCGCGCCGAGGTGCTGCCCCTGTCCCTCGACCCGCCCACGCATGACCTTGCGCTCGCGGATGTCGACGGCGTCGCCGCGTGGATCGCCGCCTGGCGCCAATGGGAGCGCTCCGCCCCCGGCACCGTCATCTGGGAGGGGCGCCGCTGGGCGTCGCTGGGCACCCAGCACCTGCCCGTGCGCGCCCAGCTCGTGGGAGCCGATGCCATCGCATCGGCGGCGGGCCGCGCCGGCCACTGGGGGCTGGCGAGTTCGCGGGCGGGGATGATCGTGGGCATGCTCGAGGCCCTGGGCGTGGGGCCCACCGGCCTGTCGGGTCAGGGCGGCGCGGCCGAGGCGGTGGCCGCCGTCATCGGCGAGGTCGTCGAGTACGAGGACGATGACGTCGAGCGCCTCGTCGCCGCCGTGGCCTGGCTGGCCTCGCATCCGGCCTCCGGCCTCTACCTGCGCCAGCTGCCGATCGCCGGCCTGGACACCAAGTGGCTGGAGCGGCACCGCCGCGTGGTGCAGCGCCTGCTCGGCGCGGCCCGGGGCGGGGGCCTCCCCGTGGAGTCCGGGCTGGGCCTGCGCCGTCCTCCCACGACCGTGCGCGTGCGGATCCTCGACCCGGGCCTGGCCGCTGGGGGCCTGCGCGACGTCGAGGCCCCGGTGGAGGAGATCAGCCGCATGTGGGCCGATCGGGCGGGGTTCATCGACGTCATCGCCGTGGAGAACCTGGCCACCTTCCTCGCCCTGGAGGAGCGGCCGCGAACCGTGGCCGTCTGGGGCGCGGGGGACAAGATCGTCCAGACGCTCCCCCTGCTCTCCTGGGCTCGCCGCGCGCGCCGCGTCGCCTACTGGGGGGATCTCGATGCCGACGGCATGAGGATCCTGGCCTGCCTCAGCCAGCGCCTGCCGGGGATCGTGCCGGTGCTCATGGACGCCCCGACCCTGGAGCGCTGGCGCTGCCTGGCGGTGGCCGACCCCGGCAAGCGGGTGAGCCGCGACGGCCCGCAGCCCGAGGGCCTGGGCTACGAGCAGATGCGCGCCTGGCGGATGATCATCGACTGGGGCCTGAGCCTGGAGCAGGAGCGCCTGCCCTGGGATGAGGCGACGTCCGCCCTGTCCCTCGCCCTGGCGTGA